Within Cucumis melo cultivar AY chromosome 4, USDA_Cmelo_AY_1.0, whole genome shotgun sequence, the genomic segment AGTGAGAGTCTACTAGTTAGAGGAGGTGTTAATCGGCCTAGTTAAGATGTCTCGGTACATTATCCCTCATTACTTTGTGAATGATATAGttcaaaagaaaattcaaaagccTTTTTAACATTTATGTATAGATATACGTgcatatatagaaatagaaagaaagaagagaatgaAAGGGTTTTGAAAATGGGAGAGTataaagcaaagaaaaaggCATTAACTTGAATAGAGAAATGGAAAGGGTTCTTAAGagatgtgtatatatatatgatatatcataTGTATGTGTTGTCTTTGTTAAAGGGTTTGATTTACCCCATCCCAAAGTTCCGACAATAATGCGACAAATTATAAAGATGATCCATCCCTCATACAATTGGGGACAATAatgttataattaattatattactcATCTACCTTTCCACTACAAAtcgaatgtttttttttttattttaattttcttttattattccaaaagaaaaaaaaaaactcaaacttTGCTCTTTGACCTAATTCAATCATCACCAACCCATTCacttcttttcttctccttaGCATTCTCATTATTGAAATTATATACACTAATTAAATCCTAAATCAAAGCATGCATGCCTTCCTTTTTCCTTAATGTGCTCTTCTGCCTAATTTTAATTAGCTTTAGAATTTAATGGAAATAGAAAATTAGTTTATCTATATACATTGAAAACCATATATCAACACAACCATATGAATTAGAAGAACATCCTCCAAGAATGAAATCTTtgttacttttttctttttaattttaattacacTATTTTCTTAATGGTGTgttttgtgtttttgttttcattgtttactagaagaaaaataaacaaacaccAAACTAGAGTTACTAATATATCATTGACTTTTCCAATAAGTCCAAGACGTTTAATCTTATATAATAATCATGAGACctcaaaattaatatatatagtttaattaattagtgtCTAAAACCCTAGTAGAATTAATTATCCTAGCTAGGGTTAAGTACACACTAAAAAGTGGTGTGTGGGAGTGGGAGTGTAATTAAACTAATAAACCTAGGTACAATATTAAGGGGTTAATAATTGTGTTGTGATTAAGCAAAATTAAACCTcaaattaactaattaattagaaaagaaaaaagaaaaagaagaagaagaagaagaagaagaagaagaagaaacataTAATTAAGGTTGTTGTTGTACGTAGTACAATTTTGTCTATATTTTGTCAGCAAATTATGTCCCGCATGCTGTCTCTAAATTACCTTTTTTTCTCTCCAATAACTCCAACACCTTCTGTGGGTTTTATGTTCAAAAGCTGTGGTTCATTATAAATCACTCTCTTCTGATCATCTTCTCAAAACCTTCCATTTTCTTCaaggttaattaattaattaaaaccatatttatactatatatatgCATGATTAATTACTTAATTATAAGCTGTCATCATATATACAAACTTAATCAACTTTATTCCCCAAGTTTGTCAACAAAAAATCTTCTCACAATCTATCCATAATTATATGGATTATGTATTTGTGTTTTGgtatattcttttttctttcaatgtttGACTTATGTAAAAGTAAAAGAcaaaatatatatcatttcGTTCCAAATTTAATTCACTTTTAATCCTCTCaactttttctttatatatatatgcttaattcttttttccttttttttttcttcaatcaATTTCTTAATGTTAACATGTATAGTATAAGAACGACAATAATGTGTGAAAATCACCTAGTGAAGAACTCTATATGTTTGTAATTGTTTCTTACTTatttcttctctctctaatATAACTTGTTGGGAGGAAATGTATTCGGAATATATATTACTCTATTGAGTTTTTGGCATGACCAAGATTCTatagatttgtcaatgagatacccaaaagtgtatatatatatatatatatataaagtatttTTTAGTAAAATTATATAGAGCGGAAAGATTTAAACTTAGAACTACATTGGTGTCATTTGAACTCAATTTTtgttggtatatatatatattaagtctACAAATAATAGTATTGAATTTTAGCAAAATATTTGAAGTACAATTTCACATcaaaaaggtgttgaaaacccTAAATCGAAAAAAAGTTAAGTAGATGGACTATTATTCATCTTATAGTCTTGATTTGAGATGAAGATCTAGGAGAAAATTATTCTCTTTATCTTGTTGGTGGTTTATGTAGATGGACTATAATTCCTCACATGAAACCCAAGATTGGAACTCCAACATAATCCATCTAAGATTAAACAATCTACCATAGCAACTTTAGATAGTTTGCTAAATGAAAACCCCCTTAATAAATTTTTTCAatgtaaaatataaataataatttgatttggtacacaatcgtttatatttggctaaatgatttttttttttaattcttttggtatacgatcgtttatttttttataaaatcgtttagatttggctactttaatctaaaccattttttttcaaaattctttctACATGATCTTTATAATTTGGTTAAAAAATCACAGtcaagagaagaaaaaagacaaacttagaatatttaaaaaatatctaattttattaGCGTTGTTTCacagaccgtaaatattttaatagtttgttatatttatgaaaaattttctttaattgatgCAATTAAATGAAatccatttttatattttaatattcacCAAAAGTTTCACTTCCTTtcgttataaaataaatatccaACCATAtttatatctatctatatatatatatatatatatatatatatctgtatATATATGcttacttttcaaaatttagcCGTTGAAATTAATACTTGCTTAGTTCTAGACAAGTTTGTGAAAAAAAGTTAGAATCTATATCTTAGAGAATGCACCTAAACTAGTTTAATCGGAGTAAAGATGTATATATTAAAGGGATATTAGTGGGATTAATTGAGAGATCAAAGTCATTTTGACTTTCTTAATTGTGAAATTACTTAAATTGAGGTAGAGAACACagtaaattttatatataattaaagtgaTCATAACATTGACATTATAACATATATCTACAGTACTTTTACTTTACACACACTCTTTCACTAATATTATACTATAGGGTCAAAAAACATACTACATAACCAAACAAAAACATTAGCTTCTTAGGTCacaatatttgtaaataatacccttaaaaacttaaaacaaaaaaaaaatgaaaattccaAATTTTAACTTGAGAAAAAAAAGGCTAGATGTAGCAAAGCTTAGAAGAGCAAGTGGTCCGAAAAAGAGAGAGTAGGGCTTTGTAAGCTTGGTGTGAGGACGGCCTTGCCATGGGGTCGGATGCGGTGAAGTTGAGAGCAAAGTTCATAAACCCAACAATCTGTTTCGGGTCGGTAGCGATGATCGAGCCATCAATCCACGTGTCGATACGAGAATTAGAATAGCAGTAACGAGCCCATTCAACCAGGTGTTGGCGATGGAGTGGTTCTTTTCCGGTTAGCAATTGGATGAGAATAACTCCCAAAGTGTATACATTACTTTTCTCTGTCACGTCTCGACATTCCTTAACCTCTGTCACGTTTAATTTTAATCAATAAGTACATGTAAGTATTAAGCTTTCGTCCTATATGATAAATTCTGCATGTGCATGGATTTGGATTATATATATCTTCATGCAAAATACTCTTTGACCCACAATTTCAAATCATATATTTATCTTcgttattccaacatatttaACTTTGTATTTACATGTTATAACTAAGTGTCGTCATGTAGCAAACATATGTTGAACAcaattctttttaaacaatgCTATAACCCTATGTCAATATTTAAATTTACATTTTCTAATACAGCAAATGTAGTGAAAATAAGAAAATGTGAAGAACCATAGTATATATTTACTTATCACTAAACTATATTTATGTTGGGCCTAAAGGATTAGGTAAAATGTCACGATAGATATTCATCGTTTAGAATAATAATTAtcctaattttaaattttatgttaaatATTATGGATATATAAAGCTTTAAACAGTACAACCTAAATCTGCCATGTAAGTAAATAATTAAGATATATAGTGTAATGTTATTAGATGTAATATTACAAtccaaaaatattaaaatcaaagtaaaatgcataattaattaaacactaCTCACCCATGATcagtttctttcttttgttttgtttactTTTCAAAAGTGCTTCCAAAATTAAAAGTCAAGTTTGAAAAACTagtcaaaattaatttttttttttaattttaaatttggttgatgattcaaataattaattgttCCAAAAGGATAAAAACTATTGTAAAAGGTAATTAATTGTAGTACCGGGGGCGGAATAGTGCGAAGAAATAGTGGTCTTGGACAATCCAATAACGAGCCGTGGTTGGTATTTCTCATCGACAATAATCCTCTCCGGCGACAAATTTGACGCAATTACTCCCGGAGAACACCGGCGATGCAAATACTGCATAGCCCTCGCAATTCCGATACCGATATCACGACGTCGTTCCCAGCTTAACCTCCCAACCATTTCACTCAAAACTCCTCCTTCCACATACTCACGAACCAAATACCCAGCTTTTTCCGACCGGCACGACCCCAACAACCTCACAACGTTCAAATGCTTAACCCTCCCTAATTCCTCAACCTCATTCCAAAAACTCCCTTCCACTCTCCACTTCTCCTCGTCTTTCTCCACCACGAATTGAATCTCCGAcaacgacggcggcggcggcgatACAATCGCCTCCACCGTCATTAATTTTGCAGCTTTGGAATCGAAGAATTTCACCTCCCATATTCCGTCGTTGTTTTCTACTATGACTCTTTTTGGTTCTTTACGTCGACGTATTGTAATCAACACTCCTGTCCCAATCAATAACGCGCCAACGCCTAATACCATCATAAACCACCATAAGTTGTTGTAATGATGCGTTTTGCATGGCGGTAATTTGGTTGTGCTTATTATCTCGTTGCTGCAAAGATCATTCCCGGCTACGGCGCTTGCGTTTATACCCAGAAATGCTCCTGTCGCTGGTAATGTTCCGTGTAAGTGATTGTGGGAAATGTTTATCTGAACGAGTGATGGAATTTGGGATAAAACCGGTGGGATTTCGCCGGAGAATTTGTTTTCTGATAAGTCAAGGAAGCTAAGGACGGGAATTTGTGTGAGAACTACTGGGATTTCGCCGCTTAGTTGATTTTGGCTTATGTCCAAACTAACGAGCTTCTTACATGAAGATACTTCACTTGGGATTCCACCGTCCAGATTGTTGTTGCTTAAGTTAAGTTCCATTAGTTCTGATAAGCTTCCGATATTCTTAGGGATGGAACCTGAAAATTCATTTCCCGAGAAATCCAGACTCTCGATTTTGTCGTTTCTTACGAATTCCGGCAAGTTCCCCGAGAATTTGTTTCTCGCTAAACTCATCATCTGTAGAGACGGCAAATCCCATTTGTTGCTGTCGATTCTGCCGGAAAATTGGTTGTCGGAGATATCTAAAAAGTACAATAGTGGCagtttcgtaaatatttttggagaCAATTCACCGGAGAGACGGTTGTTTTGGAGGCGAACACGCTGTAAACTCTGGCAAGAACAGAGACTCCGTGGGATTTGGCCGGTGAGAGAATTGGAGAAGAGGATGAGCTTAAAAAGACGTTTAGAATCACACAGCCCGTCTGGAATTTTTCCTGTAAGGAAATTAGTTGAAACGTCGAGAATGGTGAGATTGTTGTTTCTTCCAAGTAACTCCGGAATTACGCCGGAAAATCCATTGGACCATAACTGAAGAATCTGCAGTCGAGGCAGAGAAGCCAAAGACTTCGGAATTTTTCCCGTGAAATTATTACCAAACAGATGCAGAATCTCCAAATTCTGCAATTGAATTACAAGCTCTGGAATCTCCCCGGAGAGAGAATTGTCACTAATATCAAGAGAAATCAGATTCACAAGACTGAAAATCGAAGGAGGAATTGTACCTGTGAGACCATTTTGATAAAGAAACAGATACTGAAGTCGAGTAAGATTCCCAAAAGACTCTGGAATTTCCCCTGTTAACTTGTTGTACACAAGATCAAGATGATTCAAAGAAATCAATCCACCAAGTTCTTCAGGAATTTCCCCTGAAAGATTATTATAACCCAAATAAATCCACTTCAATTTCTTCATTCCTCCCAATCCCCGCGGAATTTCCCCACTCAATTTATTAGACGCCAACGTTAGAAACTCCAACGAACTAAGATTCACAACAGAATTCGGAATCTCCCCCATTAAACCATTCCCACCCAGATCGAGAAACTGAAGACGATCAAAAAACAATCCAAAATCTTCCGGAATCGAACCCGAAATCATGTTATTGGATAGGTCTAATGTTCGGAGCCTAGAAACACCGCCGGTGGGAAGTGTGCCGGTGAAATTATTAttactcaaattcaaatgcaGAAGCGAAGAAGAGGCGAGAGCGAACATAGTCGGAGGGAGTTCTCCGACGAGTTGATTGTCGGAGAGATCGAGAGATTGTATGTAAGGTAATCGAAAAAGAGAATCGGGAAGTACACCGGTGATATTCTGAGCAGAGAGGTTAATGGCAGTGATGTTAGTGAAATTAGAGATGGTGGGGTTGTTGCATGTGACCCCATTCCATAAGCAGGTGGGAagagagggattccagttggaGATAAAGGTTGATTGTTTAGAAATGGAGGATTTGAAGGATAAGAGAAGGTGGGTTTCATGGAGGTCGTCGTGTTGTCGTTGCTGCAGAGAGGACGATGAATGTTGTATCAACAGAAAGAgatagagaaagaagaagatgggATTATGACAGCTTTTGGGTATTGTGTTCCCCATGAGAATTAAGTAGGGAGtagcagaagaagaagaagaagaagctcaGGGGTTTTTGAGTTTCCACCGATCAGCTTTCAGTTTCTTCAACCTTTAAGCTCATCTTTCCAAGCCCTGCAACCAAATTACTCTTATATAAAACGCccaatttttaactttttttttctttttctaaaatcaactttttttaaataatagtaataataatattaaaacaatgaaaaattatcataaatccaatttttaaaagaatattacaaaatttcaaattatatcGATTAATTCAAATCTAAAGGCCATTAGAAGTCTATCATTTCCTACAAATATTTCCTACCTTGCTTATAGGATAAAGTAGGCCAATCCAGTTCATCAATCTAGGTTTTGTAATATAATAATTTTCGTTCAAAAGTTTttcaaataaagtaaaataaataaaaatatttataaatatagcaaaatatcaatACTATCTTCCATCTTAGCTTTATCAATTAACAATaaaatttagttatatttataaatattttaaataattttactaaaaaaataaataatatgatATCAAAATTAACTTTTACTTATCGCTTTAAATTATAATACACGGTGATTTAACCTATCATTGAGAGTGATTTAACACTTACTTACATGCATTTTGGATTTTAGAATTATCTTTATATAGTCCATCTAATTTCTTACTAacaattattttttagttttttttttcctagaATAAATTATATAAAGATATGAGTAGACACAATACTATCAAATGgcaagatttaaaattaatgttGAGATTGCcataaaagaaatgaaaatatcatcaaaatgtaaaggtaaataaaaatttctaaaaaaattataaaaataaaaatatacattatttctaaaataagttgaaatgtattattatttatattatactcacgactttttttttttttccttctattttACATCTATTTACAACTcttaaaatatcataaaaacaATATCCATTTAACCCCATCTCAAACTTAAAAAATGTGTATGGAAAATAGTGGAGTaaaaaaataaagcaaaatttggattagcatgaaaaaaaaaaccaataataatgttgaataataattaaactaataaagggagaaaaaataaaaggaaagaaaaagagagagtggagaggaatgaatgaatgaatgaccTTTGGGAGAAGAAAACAGTGATGAAAATGAAGCTTCTTTCTACACGGCCTGCATCGCATTATAATTACAGTAAAGAAACCAAACAAGAAATTAAAACTTTAGGTTATAATGTTTGTAGCTAAAAGATAAAAACATATAATTGAAGGATTTGATATAATTACCGaattaaagagagagagagagagagagagcgtTGGTTGGGTAAGAATGGAAGAGTGTGtttgtgtgtgtatgtatatatatcgaGTCGTAGAGAAagagtttagggtttttgaaaaagaaagggGTAGAAAATTACGAAAAAGGGTCTTAGTTGGAAAGTTGACGGGAGCGAACAGGAAAGGGAAACAGGGACAGATGTTGGAAAAAAGGCTCTGATTTTGTCGGCTTAATTAcacatttatttttctctcttttcttttgacTCAACAttggagggagggagggagggagggaggggtCCGAATTCGAAAAGCTTCAACCCTTTCTTTTTAAGTTTACGTATTTGCAGCTCCATTTCTCATCTATTTACAAATGGATTCATCCTTTCTACGGGTAAGCACGATAGACCGAAAAACCAAATCGAATTAAGAAGCGATCGACTTAGTTTGTAAATCGATTATAATTGGTTTAATCGAAAAACCGACTTTAACCGACATATACTCCTATTCTTTTTACTCTAccaatgaaaataaatattattaatttgaaaagaaataatatttggAGAGTCTTTAAAACGTCGAAGCTCTCTAAACCACCTAGTATGATACTATTTTATACCACttattcaacaaaaaaaaaatttaagttaatAAGTTAAGGTAAGTTTAATATAATATCTCGTTTCGATCCTAATTTTTTTAGTCCTTTCaaactctttttttctttttttgtttttatgtttCCTGCTCTTGTGGATTCTTGTGTATGTGATTTTCTTtctactaattttttttttcctcccttCTTTTCATGTATTTTGATCAAATCCATTCATATTGAATAATCTCAACTTAGATCCAACTCTATTATATTACTTTATAAATTTTGtagtaataaaatattaaataaactctaaacaaaacaaaatttgttTCTTCTCTACAAAGCCCTAACCTATATAGTTATAAGTGTACTAACCATTAGATTTCAAATTTCACAAttgaaataatatataaaataatatacatcgacagatttataatactatataaatacaaaatattatatatatatatatatatatatacaaaaagtttaatattaataataaatgtaatatatatatatatatatatacatatatatatatatatatatatatatgtatgtatatatatataaatcatttCAGGTAGGAGTTCAACCCAATACCCCATTTATTGAGATGAAGACATACAAAACTTCTCACAACCAAAAGGTTATATACTGTTCCCAAAAACCACCTTATAGATTATATACTGTATGATCTAAACCTacttctctatatttttatatatcAATCGTTGGATCTCAATTTGATACACATGGCATGTTCTTCTCACATATTTCTTCAAATACTTgaattcttatatatatatatatatatatatatacacacacacacacacatacgtATGTAcgataaaagtaaaataataagaTATACATCCAAAACATTGACCTATACTCACATATATATACTGATATTATGCACAGTCCCAATATTGTCTTTAAGCTATTTCATTTCTCATAAGTCATACCCACACACCAAAAAGttataaatatatgtatgaAATTGGatggatgaaaaagaaaaaaaaaaaaagagagaaaagggaGGATTTCACAGAGAATATTGTACACACACTGCAGAGGGCAGTAGAGAGCAGATGGTAAAATTAGAGGAATGAAACGAAAATATGACtgttctttttattattattatcctttaaaaaaaaagtgaaaaagtgGGGAGAGAAGGAGAagcagaaagaaagaaaagaaaaagtgggtTGTCTTTTACTTAGGAAATG encodes:
- the LOC103503607 gene encoding leucine-rich repeat receptor-like serine/threonine-protein kinase SKM1, which encodes MGNTIPKSCHNPIFFFLYLFLLIQHSSSSLQQRQHDDLHETHLLLSFKSSISKQSTFISNWNPSLPTCLWNGVTCNNPTISNFTNITAINLSAQNITGVLPDSLFRLPYIQSLDLSDNQLVGELPPTMFALASSSLLHLNLSNNNFTGTLPTGGVSRLRTLDLSNNMISGSIPEDFGLFFDRLQFLDLGGNGLMGEIPNSVVNLSSLEFLTLASNKLSGEIPRGLGGMKKLKWIYLGYNNLSGEIPEELGGLISLNHLDLVYNKLTGEIPESFGNLTRLQYLFLYQNGLTGTIPPSIFSLVNLISLDISDNSLSGEIPELVIQLQNLEILHLFGNNFTGKIPKSLASLPRLQILQLWSNGFSGVIPELLGRNNNLTILDVSTNFLTGKIPDGLCDSKRLFKLILFSNSLTGQIPRSLCSCQSLQRVRLQNNRLSGELSPKIFTKLPLLYFLDISDNQFSGRIDSNKWDLPSLQMMSLARNKFSGNLPEFVRNDKIESLDFSGNEFSGSIPKNIGSLSELMELNLSNNNLDGGIPSEVSSCKKLVSLDISQNQLSGEIPVVLTQIPVLSFLDLSENKFSGEIPPVLSQIPSLVQINISHNHLHGTLPATGAFLGINASAVAGNDLCSNEIISTTKLPPCKTHHYNNLWWFMMVLGVGALLIGTGVLITIRRRKEPKRVIVENNDGIWEVKFFDSKAAKLMTVEAIVSPPPPSLSEIQFVVEKDEEKWRVEGSFWNEVEELGRVKHLNVVRLLGSCRSEKAGYLVREYVEGGVLSEMVGRLSWERRRDIGIGIARAMQYLHRRCSPGVIASNLSPERIIVDEKYQPRLVIGLSKTTISSHYSAPEVKECRDVTEKSNVYTLGVILIQLLTGKEPLHRQHLVEWARYCYSNSRIDTWIDGSIIATDPKQIVGFMNFALNFTASDPMARPSSHQAYKALLSLFRTTCSSKLCYI